One Bradyrhizobium sp. CCGB12 genomic window carries:
- a CDS encoding ABC transporter substrate-binding protein, producing MPITTTRRRLLAGSAAALALPAFARAQGAVKPRLTAISQWSAGSDGAAITALGKKFEEKGGVWQHSPVPGFTTEMMNKLRAQIIAGDPPACSQLKGPEIAAWSKIAPTVDLDAIVAAAGYEKVVAPDLAKLHKPGGKWIALPLQIYSTNMLFISKRAMDKAKADKTPVTWADFNDLAEKMKSGGVTYPIANGGTRPDDGQKFEASLAGISPTVYRAAIMNLDKKALEGPEIKAAFTQVRKISDWMDPNVGAQPYATNLKRFIDGEMGMMIQGGWAQGVLRNAGFKFDDFIIVPGPSDNSKPVFLLNADAFIFWQRKEPDLQAGQTLMAQLVMDPAIQTMYSQITGSIPVRTDVDLSGEGWSDGQRRTAAALKDAVANNQAVLSLAHNMAQENGLTAAMIDVLTEYVKNKTIKPEQAVTRLAEAVEGAR from the coding sequence ATGCCGATCACAACAACAAGGCGCCGTCTACTCGCTGGATCTGCTGCCGCACTCGCGCTGCCGGCCTTCGCCCGCGCGCAAGGCGCGGTCAAGCCGCGCCTCACCGCGATCTCGCAATGGTCCGCAGGCAGCGATGGGGCGGCGATCACCGCGCTCGGTAAGAAATTCGAGGAGAAAGGCGGGGTTTGGCAGCACTCGCCCGTCCCAGGATTCACCACCGAGATGATGAACAAGCTGCGTGCGCAGATCATCGCCGGCGATCCGCCGGCCTGTTCTCAGCTCAAGGGCCCGGAGATTGCGGCCTGGTCGAAGATTGCTCCGACCGTCGATCTCGACGCCATCGTCGCGGCCGCTGGTTACGAAAAGGTCGTCGCCCCAGATCTTGCCAAATTGCACAAGCCGGGAGGCAAATGGATTGCGCTGCCTTTGCAGATCTACAGCACCAACATGCTGTTCATCTCGAAACGCGCGATGGACAAGGCCAAGGCCGACAAAACCCCCGTCACCTGGGCTGACTTCAACGATCTTGCCGAGAAGATGAAATCGGGCGGAGTCACCTATCCCATCGCCAACGGCGGTACCCGTCCCGACGACGGACAGAAATTCGAGGCCTCGCTCGCCGGCATCAGTCCCACCGTATATCGCGCAGCCATCATGAACCTCGACAAGAAGGCCCTGGAAGGTCCCGAGATCAAGGCCGCCTTCACGCAGGTGCGCAAGATCTCCGACTGGATGGATCCGAACGTCGGTGCCCAGCCCTATGCCACCAATTTGAAGCGCTTCATCGACGGCGAGATGGGCATGATGATCCAGGGCGGCTGGGCGCAAGGCGTGCTGCGCAACGCCGGCTTCAAGTTCGACGACTTCATCATCGTGCCGGGCCCCAGCGACAACAGCAAACCGGTGTTCCTGCTGAATGCCGATGCCTTCATTTTCTGGCAGCGCAAGGAGCCTGATCTGCAGGCCGGTCAGACGCTGATGGCGCAGCTCGTCATGGATCCGGCGATCCAGACGATGTATTCGCAGATCACGGGATCGATCCCCGTACGCACCGACGTCGACCTCTCGGGTGAGGGCTGGTCGGACGGTCAAAGGCGGACTGCAGCCGCGCTCAAGGATGCTGTCGCCAACAATCAGGCCGTCCTCAGCCTCGCGCACAACATGGCACAGGAAAACGGCCTGACCGCCGCGATGATCGACGTGCTCACCGAGTACGTGAAGAACAAGACCATCAAGCCGGAGCAAGCGGTGACCCGCCTCGCCGAGGCCGTCGAGGGCGCGCGTTGA
- a CDS encoding ROK family transcriptional regulator, whose protein sequence is MEMPEQPRSRRQTRAAILTQLLQSGGSFRPPLAKAVRLSEASLSRILFDLKAEGLIEEVRRPAPYVGGPTGLVSLDRTVALAALELTGQWLGIGVGGLSGELHYAERVPLPNKPTVETVGRVFHEAITLLRDWARRRRITLAQIGITIPGLGRLSEFGNPIIPCDVERIGDMFGELFAEVPVAFTNSVVAHATFHRCRTENYPFTDAHLFVFVGQGVAGTWMDDQIEEDALQPVELGHMVFGADGPRCRCGHHGCVEAYTSLPALAELLRTTEAELLRLGNEWVTTISLTTRVRQELRQRLFRLGLAIGNTLNVKPCRGVVISGWPSALTEDDRKAVIDGIDACLLGGRKLAQVSLAFVPPSNGNDPQAALAFAAFCLASRGGMPATSTEAA, encoded by the coding sequence ATGGAAATGCCGGAGCAGCCGAGAAGTCGGCGGCAGACGCGCGCTGCCATTTTGACTCAATTGCTCCAGTCGGGCGGCTCGTTTCGGCCGCCTCTGGCGAAGGCGGTGCGCCTGTCCGAGGCGAGCCTGTCGCGCATCCTGTTCGACCTGAAGGCGGAAGGCCTGATCGAGGAGGTGCGGCGCCCTGCCCCCTACGTCGGTGGCCCGACGGGGCTCGTGTCGCTCGATCGCACGGTGGCGCTTGCTGCCCTGGAGCTGACCGGCCAGTGGCTCGGCATCGGCGTCGGCGGCCTGTCGGGCGAGTTGCACTACGCCGAGCGTGTGCCACTGCCGAACAAGCCGACCGTTGAAACCGTCGGCCGGGTGTTCCACGAAGCCATAACCTTGCTGCGCGACTGGGCGCGTCGTCGCCGTATCACGCTTGCGCAGATTGGCATCACCATTCCCGGCCTCGGCCGCTTGAGCGAATTCGGCAACCCGATCATTCCCTGCGATGTCGAACGTATCGGCGACATGTTCGGCGAGTTGTTTGCGGAAGTACCGGTCGCCTTCACCAATTCGGTGGTGGCGCATGCCACCTTCCATCGTTGCCGCACGGAAAACTATCCGTTCACCGATGCGCATCTTTTCGTGTTTGTCGGCCAAGGCGTCGCGGGGACGTGGATGGACGATCAGATCGAGGAGGATGCGCTCCAGCCGGTCGAGCTCGGCCACATGGTGTTTGGCGCCGACGGACCGCGTTGCCGCTGCGGCCATCATGGCTGCGTCGAAGCCTATACGTCACTGCCGGCGCTGGCCGAGTTGCTGCGCACCACCGAAGCGGAACTGCTCCGGCTCGGCAATGAATGGGTGACCACGATCTCCCTCACCACGCGGGTGCGCCAGGAATTGCGGCAACGGCTCTTCAGGCTCGGTCTCGCTATCGGCAACACGTTGAACGTCAAGCCATGCCGCGGTGTTGTTATCAGCGGATGGCCATCGGCTCTCACTGAAGACGATCGAAAGGCCGTCATCGACGGGATCGATGCATGCCTCCTGGGCGGGCGGAAACTGGCGCAGGTGTCGCTGGCCTTCGTGCCACCCTCGAACGGCAACGATCCGCAAGCTGCGCTTGCCTTTGCCGCCTTCTGCCTGGCCAGCCGCGGCGGCATGCCCGCGACATCGACGGAGGCCGCCTGA
- the gltA gene encoding citrate synthase → MDAKPTNKTATLTVGNKNYDLPILSGSVGPDVIDIGKLYGQSGLFTYDPGFTSTASCQSKITYIDGDAGVLEYRGYPIEQLAEHGDFLETCYLLLYGNLPTAAQKKDFDHRVTHHTMVHEQMARFFQGFRRDAHPMAIMVAAVGALAAFYHDSTDINDPKQRMIASMRMIAKIPTLAAMAYKYTVGQPFIYPKNSLGFAENFLNMCFAVPCEDYKVSPVLADALEKIFILHADHEQNASTSTVRIAGSSGANPFACIAAGIACLWGPAHGGANEAALNMLYGIGTVDKIPEFIAKVKDKNSEVRLMGFGHRVYKNYDPRAKIMQKMCHAVLKETGHGNDPMLNVAMELEKIALSDQYFIERKLYPNVDFYSGITLKAMGFPVSMFTVLFAVARTVGWISQWSEMIEDPHQKIGRPRQLYTGVDKRDYVPINDRK, encoded by the coding sequence ATGGACGCAAAACCAACCAACAAGACCGCCACGCTGACGGTCGGAAACAAGAACTACGATCTTCCGATCCTCAGCGGCAGCGTCGGGCCTGATGTCATCGATATCGGCAAGCTCTACGGCCAGTCCGGCCTGTTCACCTACGATCCGGGCTTCACCTCGACGGCGAGCTGCCAGTCCAAGATCACCTATATCGACGGTGATGCTGGCGTGCTGGAATATCGCGGCTACCCGATCGAGCAGCTCGCCGAGCACGGCGACTTCCTGGAGACCTGTTATCTCCTGCTCTACGGGAATCTGCCGACCGCCGCGCAGAAGAAGGATTTCGACCACCGCGTGACCCATCACACGATGGTGCACGAGCAGATGGCCCGCTTCTTCCAGGGCTTCCGCCGCGACGCCCATCCGATGGCGATCATGGTTGCGGCCGTCGGCGCGCTCGCCGCGTTCTATCACGACAGCACCGACATCAACGATCCGAAGCAGCGCATGATCGCTTCCATGCGCATGATCGCGAAGATCCCGACGCTGGCGGCGATGGCCTACAAGTACACCGTTGGCCAGCCCTTCATCTATCCGAAGAACTCGCTGGGCTTTGCCGAGAACTTCCTGAACATGTGCTTCGCGGTGCCCTGCGAGGACTACAAGGTGAGCCCGGTGCTCGCCGACGCGCTGGAGAAGATCTTCATCCTGCACGCCGACCACGAGCAGAACGCCTCGACCTCGACGGTGCGCATCGCCGGCTCCTCCGGCGCCAACCCGTTCGCCTGCATCGCGGCGGGCATCGCCTGCCTCTGGGGCCCGGCGCATGGCGGCGCCAACGAAGCCGCACTCAACATGCTCTACGGCATTGGCACGGTCGACAAGATCCCCGAATTCATCGCCAAGGTGAAGGACAAGAACTCTGAGGTCCGCCTGATGGGCTTCGGTCACCGCGTCTACAAGAACTACGATCCGCGCGCCAAGATCATGCAGAAGATGTGTCACGCCGTGCTCAAGGAGACCGGCCATGGCAACGATCCGATGCTGAATGTGGCGATGGAGCTCGAGAAGATCGCGCTCAGCGACCAATACTTCATCGAGCGCAAGCTCTACCCGAACGTCGACTTCTATTCGGGCATCACGCTGAAGGCGATGGGCTTCCCGGTCTCGATGTTCACCGTGCTGTTCGCGGTCGCCCGCACCGTCGGCTGGATCAGCCAGTGGAGCGAGATGATCGAGGATCCCCATCAGAAGATCGGCCGTCCGCGCCAGCTCTACACCGGCGTCGACAAGCGCGATTACGTGCCGATCAACGATCGCAAGTAG
- the gltX gene encoding glutamate--tRNA ligase: MTDPIITRFAPSPTGFLHIGGARTALFNWLYAKKHGGKMLLRIEDTDRERSTEAAIGAILDGLKWLELGWDGEVIYQFARAARHREVAEQLLADGKAYRCYATADELAAMREKARAEGRTRLYDGMWRDRDPATAPSDVKPTIRLRAPQTGETVIEDQVQGRVVWQNENLDDLVLLRGDGNPTYMLAVVVDDHDMGVTHVIRGDDHLINAARQKQIYDAMGWALPSMSHIPLIHGPDGSKLSKRHGALGVDAYRAMGYLPAALRNYLVRLGWSHGDQEIFSTEEMIAAFDLASVGRAAARFDFAKLENLNGHYIRHADDQSLVKMFEDVLDHVVPSRDEIKAKLNDTTRAQLLKAMPALKERAKTLIELIDGAYFIFADRPLQLDAKAQALLTPENRKLIGQLHSALEKVETWSGASTEAALRTFAEENSLKLGAVAQPLRAALTGRTTSPGIFEVLDVLGRQEALGRLKDQSTT, translated from the coding sequence ATGACCGATCCCATCATCACCCGCTTTGCCCCCTCGCCGACCGGCTTCCTCCATATCGGGGGCGCCCGCACGGCGCTTTTCAACTGGCTCTATGCGAAGAAGCACGGCGGCAAGATGCTGCTGCGGATCGAGGACACCGACCGGGAGCGCTCCACGGAGGCCGCGATCGGCGCCATCCTCGATGGATTGAAGTGGCTGGAGCTCGGCTGGGACGGCGAGGTCATCTACCAGTTCGCCCGCGCCGCCCGCCACCGCGAGGTCGCCGAGCAGTTGCTCGCCGACGGCAAGGCCTATCGCTGCTATGCCACCGCCGATGAGCTCGCCGCGATGCGCGAGAAGGCGCGCGCCGAGGGCCGCACCCGCCTTTATGACGGCATGTGGCGCGACCGCGATCCCGCAACGGCGCCAAGCGACGTCAAGCCGACGATCCGGCTCCGTGCGCCGCAGACCGGCGAGACCGTGATCGAGGACCAGGTCCAGGGCCGCGTGGTCTGGCAGAACGAGAACCTCGACGACCTCGTGCTGTTGCGCGGCGATGGCAACCCGACCTACATGCTCGCGGTGGTAGTCGACGACCACGACATGGGCGTCACCCACGTCATTCGCGGCGACGACCATCTGATCAACGCCGCCCGCCAGAAGCAGATCTACGATGCGATGGGCTGGGCGCTGCCGAGCATGTCCCACATCCCTCTCATCCACGGTCCGGATGGCTCGAAGCTGTCGAAGCGCCACGGCGCGCTCGGCGTCGATGCCTATCGCGCCATGGGTTACCTCCCGGCGGCGCTGCGCAACTATCTCGTCCGGCTCGGCTGGAGCCATGGCGACCAGGAGATCTTCTCGACCGAGGAGATGATCGCTGCGTTCGACCTTGCCAGCGTCGGCCGGGCCGCAGCGCGGTTCGATTTCGCCAAGCTGGAAAACCTCAACGGCCACTACATCCGTCACGCCGACGATCAATCACTCGTGAAGATGTTTGAGGATGTGCTCGACCACGTCGTTCCCAGCCGCGACGAGATTAAGGCCAAGTTAAACGACACCACGCGGGCGCAACTCCTGAAGGCCATGCCGGCCCTGAAGGAGCGCGCCAAGACGCTGATCGAGCTGATCGACGGCGCCTATTTCATCTTCGCCGACCGGCCTCTGCAGCTCGATGCCAAGGCGCAGGCGCTGCTGACACCCGAGAACCGCAAGCTGATCGGCCAGCTTCATTCCGCGCTGGAGAAAGTCGAGACGTGGAGCGGCGCCAGCACGGAAGCCGCGCTGCGCACCTTCGCCGAGGAAAATAGTCTCAAGCTCGGCGCGGTCGCCCAGCCTTTGCGGGCCGCGCTGACCGGACGGACGACGTCGCCTGGCATATTTGAGGTTTTGGACGTCCTGGGACGCCAGGAAGCCTTGGGCCGGCTCAAGGATCAATCTACGACGTAA
- a CDS encoding WD40 repeat domain-containing protein: MTIAARSASLLVLGFVVMACGSPEPALAGEAKAPAERAVLDSPGRGGLAGFVATPQTDAGGNSTFLLAPNSAWFLATSPNAAAIRLIDVNNGITLRYLSKPGLRVAALSISPDSKTVSARDVDGQIASWDAETGQAVTPAPPADFHEIVGLRLSLQPDLIARYHLQSHFGDLKQYVDIAFNPTQEYALIGYIGDPRWNAFQIWNLKKEQTELFFRLDEDICGYRPFSFDYDGKHLIFGNTQGESFSNHLDFAAFSIDGSGPTFAPGSAYVSRTLVKKCRFPAKFDFGFQQQFDISPGAQLITRGQGMPGTPEWAAWDLRNGRAIASIHPDGDGVVSSDGSTIVVLHNPKGFDAQSTRITVQRYERRKTFNIPRSLQSDGLQVGVSPNGRWIALHLAETIVVWSVKDGKVTKKYRVSHDHPAVVLQITDKGDVLLVDERDGDIFADGRWRAVRTVEHSLIVPLTPYFHAQCGIIFCDRVVADLGVVERRPRDARARDVARADVSPDGRYMIVHTRDKGDNLTHDVIDIADGHIVLPGKTGNFVSNGRSLIVREDDLDRVSFVKYDLPTGKPVWTATPNRAEDGFYMLFPDGRVRFSPGAHYSDLVLVRGFEVRHFGVEETKQFVASPDAVRD, translated from the coding sequence ATGACGATCGCAGCTCGCTCCGCCTCCCTCCTCGTACTGGGGTTCGTCGTGATGGCATGTGGCTCCCCCGAACCTGCCCTCGCGGGGGAAGCCAAGGCGCCGGCCGAGCGCGCAGTCCTCGATAGCCCAGGCAGAGGTGGGCTGGCCGGTTTCGTGGCGACGCCCCAGACCGACGCTGGCGGCAATTCGACGTTTCTCCTTGCGCCCAACTCAGCTTGGTTCCTCGCAACCTCTCCCAACGCGGCCGCCATACGACTGATTGACGTCAATAACGGCATCACCCTGAGATATCTCAGCAAGCCCGGCCTGCGCGTCGCCGCGCTGTCCATTTCGCCTGACAGCAAGACGGTCTCCGCCCGAGACGTTGATGGCCAGATCGCCAGTTGGGACGCAGAAACAGGCCAGGCGGTCACACCCGCACCGCCCGCTGACTTCCACGAGATCGTGGGGCTTCGGCTTTCGCTTCAACCCGACCTTATCGCGCGCTATCATCTGCAATCGCATTTTGGGGACCTGAAACAGTATGTCGACATTGCGTTCAACCCGACGCAGGAATACGCGCTGATCGGATATATCGGTGACCCCCGTTGGAATGCCTTCCAGATTTGGAACCTGAAGAAAGAGCAAACCGAGCTCTTCTTTCGGCTGGACGAAGATATTTGCGGCTATCGGCCCTTCAGTTTTGACTACGACGGCAAGCATCTGATCTTCGGCAACACGCAAGGCGAGAGTTTTTCGAATCACCTCGATTTTGCTGCCTTCAGTATCGACGGCTCCGGTCCAACATTCGCGCCGGGATCGGCCTATGTCAGCCGGACGCTAGTGAAGAAATGCCGATTTCCCGCCAAGTTCGATTTTGGCTTTCAACAGCAATTCGACATATCGCCAGGCGCCCAACTGATCACAAGGGGTCAGGGAATGCCGGGTACCCCGGAATGGGCCGCATGGGATCTGCGCAATGGCAGAGCTATCGCCTCCATTCATCCCGACGGTGACGGTGTTGTTTCGTCCGACGGCAGCACAATCGTTGTATTGCACAATCCGAAAGGCTTTGACGCTCAATCAACTCGAATAACGGTGCAGCGCTACGAAAGGCGGAAGACTTTCAATATCCCACGAAGCCTTCAATCGGATGGGCTGCAGGTTGGCGTATCGCCAAACGGCCGTTGGATCGCATTGCATCTGGCAGAGACCATTGTCGTTTGGTCCGTAAAGGACGGCAAGGTTACTAAGAAATATCGAGTAAGCCACGACCATCCGGCCGTTGTGTTGCAGATCACGGACAAGGGTGACGTGTTACTGGTCGACGAAAGGGATGGTGACATTTTCGCGGACGGTAGATGGCGAGCCGTACGGACGGTGGAGCACAGCCTGATCGTGCCGCTCACGCCATATTTCCACGCGCAATGCGGGATCATCTTCTGCGATCGGGTGGTCGCCGATCTTGGAGTGGTCGAGCGCCGGCCTCGCGATGCCCGCGCTCGCGACGTAGCGCGAGCCGACGTGTCGCCAGACGGACGCTACATGATCGTTCACACACGGGATAAAGGGGACAATCTCACACACGACGTCATCGACATCGCGGACGGTCATATCGTCCTGCCCGGAAAGACCGGAAACTTTGTCTCGAACGGTAGATCTCTTATCGTCAGGGAAGACGACTTAGATCGCGTCAGCTTCGTCAAGTATGACCTGCCGACGGGCAAGCCAGTATGGACGGCAACTCCGAACCGAGCGGAAGACGGCTTCTACATGCTCTTCCCTGACGGTCGTGTCCGCTTCAGCCCAGGCGCACATTACAGCGATCTGGTCCTCGTACGCGGATTTGAAGTCAGGCACTTCGGCGTCGAGGAGACCAAGCAATTCGTTGCCTCACCCGATGCGGTCCGGGACTGA
- a CDS encoding glutamine--tRNA ligase/YqeY domain fusion protein, translated as MTEPVATEVGRDFIRDIIQADLDQGKYREIVTRFPPEPNGYLHIGHAKSIALNFGIAQEFPGRCHLRFDDTNPVKEEQEYIDSIQADVRWLGFDWGKNLFFASDYFDRLYEWAEQLIRDGLAYVDDQTQEEIRLSRGTLTEPGRNSPFRDRSVEENLDLFRRMKSGEFPNGARVLRAKIDMGAGNINLRDPVLYRILHAHHPRTGDAWSIYPSYDYAHGQSDAIEGITHSICTLEFEDHRPLYDWFIEKLPVPSQPHQYEFARLNLTYTLLSKRVLTQLVREGHVAGWDDPRMPTMAGMRRRGVPPAALREFVKRIGVAKANSVVDVGMLEFCIREELNRTAQRRMAVLKPLKVVIENYPEGRTEELEAINHPDDPSAGTRKISFGRELYIEQDDFMENPPKKFFRLSPGNEVRLRYAYFVKCTGVIKNDAGEVVELRCTYDPATKGGNAPDGRKVKATMHWLPAATSKPAEIRIYNQLFANPSPDASNFAADLNPQSLEILSDARIEASVAESNSMEPVQFERQGYFVRDKDSTPGKPVFSRTIGLRDTFAKEVAKG; from the coding sequence ATGACAGAACCGGTGGCGACTGAGGTTGGGCGCGATTTCATTCGTGACATCATCCAGGCCGACCTCGATCAGGGCAAGTACAGGGAGATCGTGACCCGGTTCCCGCCGGAGCCGAACGGTTACCTGCATATCGGCCACGCCAAGTCGATCGCGCTCAATTTCGGCATTGCCCAGGAATTTCCGGGCCGCTGCCATCTGCGCTTCGACGACACCAATCCGGTCAAGGAAGAGCAGGAGTATATCGATTCGATCCAGGCCGACGTGCGCTGGCTCGGCTTCGACTGGGGCAAGAACCTGTTCTTCGCGTCCGACTATTTCGATCGCCTGTACGAATGGGCGGAGCAGCTGATCCGTGACGGGCTCGCTTACGTCGACGACCAGACCCAGGAGGAGATCCGCCTCTCGCGCGGCACGCTGACCGAGCCCGGCAGGAATTCGCCGTTCCGCGACCGCAGTGTGGAGGAGAATCTCGACCTGTTCCGCCGCATGAAATCAGGCGAATTCCCGAACGGCGCGCGCGTGCTACGGGCCAAGATCGACATGGGGGCGGGCAACATCAATCTGCGTGACCCCGTGCTGTACCGCATCCTGCATGCGCACCATCCGCGCACAGGCGACGCATGGAGCATCTATCCGAGCTACGATTATGCCCATGGCCAGTCGGATGCGATCGAGGGCATCACGCACTCGATCTGCACGCTGGAGTTCGAGGACCACCGGCCGCTCTACGACTGGTTCATCGAAAAGCTGCCGGTGCCGTCACAGCCGCACCAGTACGAGTTCGCACGACTGAACCTGACCTACACGCTGCTGTCCAAGCGCGTGCTGACCCAGCTCGTGCGCGAGGGCCATGTTGCCGGCTGGGACGATCCGCGCATGCCGACCATGGCGGGCATGCGCCGCCGCGGCGTGCCGCCGGCCGCGCTGCGTGAATTCGTCAAGCGCATTGGTGTTGCCAAGGCCAACAGCGTAGTCGACGTCGGCATGCTCGAATTCTGCATCCGCGAGGAACTGAACCGCACGGCGCAGCGCCGCATGGCGGTGCTGAAGCCGCTAAAAGTGGTGATCGAGAACTATCCGGAAGGGCGGACCGAGGAGCTCGAGGCGATCAACCATCCCGACGATCCCAGCGCCGGCACGCGCAAGATCAGCTTCGGCCGCGAGCTCTATATCGAGCAGGACGACTTCATGGAGAACCCGCCGAAGAAGTTCTTCCGGCTGTCGCCGGGCAACGAGGTGCGGCTGCGCTATGCCTATTTCGTCAAGTGCACCGGCGTGATCAAGAACGATGCTGGCGAGGTGGTGGAGCTGCGCTGCACCTACGACCCCGCGACCAAGGGCGGCAACGCGCCCGACGGTCGCAAGGTCAAGGCGACCATGCATTGGCTGCCGGCTGCGACATCCAAGCCCGCTGAGATCCGCATCTATAATCAGCTGTTCGCCAATCCGAGCCCGGACGCCTCGAATTTTGCGGCCGATCTCAATCCGCAGTCGCTGGAGATCCTGTCCGATGCGCGGATCGAGGCATCGGTTGCGGAAAGCAATTCGATGGAGCCGGTGCAGTTCGAGCGCCAGGGCTACTTCGTGCGCGACAAGGATTCGACGCCGGGCAAGCCGGTGTTCTCGCGGACGATTGGTTTGCGAGATACTTTTGCCAAGGAAGTCGCCAAAGGCTGA
- a CDS encoding nuclear transport factor 2 family protein, producing MSNEADNIVSAIIAKWCAGFAKLDAVALSSLYSKNAFFFGSNPKLYRGRDGVADYFNGLPRWRKPNAVFSEVQAAQAGPDLINMGATISFDLAGERPDLVVKMSWVIIREDGDWKIVNHHASSKEPLI from the coding sequence ATGAGCAACGAAGCCGATAACATTGTTTCGGCCATCATCGCGAAATGGTGCGCCGGCTTCGCAAAGCTCGATGCCGTGGCGCTGTCGTCCCTCTATTCGAAGAACGCGTTCTTCTTCGGCTCGAACCCGAAACTCTATCGCGGCAGGGATGGCGTTGCCGACTATTTCAATGGCCTGCCCCGCTGGCGCAAGCCGAATGCGGTGTTCTCGGAGGTGCAGGCGGCGCAAGCAGGTCCTGACCTGATCAACATGGGCGCGACGATCTCATTCGACCTCGCCGGCGAACGCCCAGATCTCGTCGTCAAGATGAGCTGGGTCATCATCCGCGAGGACGGCGATTGGAAGATCGTCAACCACCATGCCTCGTCGAAGGAACCGCTGATCTGA
- a CDS encoding DUF2171 domain-containing protein, with the protein MQNIAEHMEVIGADGVHVGTVDRVEGNRIKLTKKDSGEGSHKGHHHFIDKGLVADVEGNKVRLSAKASVAVTMEEEK; encoded by the coding sequence ATGCAGAACATCGCAGAGCATATGGAAGTCATCGGCGCCGACGGCGTTCATGTCGGCACCGTCGATCGCGTCGAGGGCAACCGCATCAAGCTGACCAAGAAGGACAGCGGCGAGGGCAGCCACAAGGGCCATCATCACTTCATCGACAAGGGGCTCGTTGCCGACGTCGAGGGCAACAAGGTCCGTCTGTCGGCCAAGGCCTCGGTGGCCGTGACCATGGAAGAGGAAAAGTAG